In the Pseudomonadota bacterium genome, CTCCACCGTCTCTTTCTGGAAGCGGGTGAATTCCTCGCTCGCCTTATTCACAATCGCCCGCACTGGGATTACCGGGAAATCCGGATGGTACTGGACGCTCGGCATCGCATCGCGCGCATTGGCGTTGATGAAGGATTTCTTGAAATTCGCATGCGCAATCGACTCGCTCGCACACACAAACCGCGTGCCGAGCTGGACGCCGGAGGCACCCATTTCCAGATAGCTCACCATCGCCTCGCCGCGGCCAATGCCGCCCGCCACGAACACCGGCACATCGCGGATCACCGGCAGGATTTCCTGCGCCAGCACCGAGGTCGAAACCGGGCCGATATGGCCGCCAGCTTCAGTGCCTTCGATGACGAGCGCATCCACACCCATCCGCACCAGTTTCTTGCCAATCGCCGCTGTCGGCGCAAAGCCGATCACCTTGCAGCCGCCCTCCTTCAGGCGATTGATGGTCGGCCCTTTGGGCATGCCGCCCGCCAGCACCACATGCGTGACCTTATTCGCAATGCAGGTTTCCACCAATTGATCGAGCTGCGGATGCATCAAAATCAGGTTCACGCCGAATGGTTTTTGCGTCAATTGCTGCGTTGCAACAATTTCTTTGTGCAGCAATTCCGGCGGCATCGACGACGCTGCGATCACGCCAAACGCGCCCGCATTACTAAGCGCT is a window encoding:
- a CDS encoding nitronate monooxygenase is translated as MAAATLNDLWARGRELLGTEHAMMGGAMSWVSERNLVAALSNAGAFGVIAASSMPPELLHKEIVATQQLTQKPFGVNLILMHPQLDQLVETCIANKVTHVVLAGGMPKGPTINRLKEGGCKVIGFAPTAAIGKKLVRMGVDALVIEGTEAGGHIGPVSTSVLAQEILPVIRDVPVFVAGGIGRGEAMVSYLEMGASGVQLGTRFVCASESIAHANFKKSFINANARDAMPSVQYHPDFPVIPVRAIVNKASEEFTRFQKETVEKVFSGAQTKEEGQLAIEHFWAGSLRKAVIDGDVERGSLMAGQSVGMVSSIQSAQEIVDELLGQATAYLDVNILY